Proteins co-encoded in one Kribbella qitaiheensis genomic window:
- a CDS encoding alpha/beta hydrolase family protein — translation MSTGILLLHGSSGIPDLDRARILQAEGYDVLAPKWFDERVSEIPLESFPLDELAARNDRLVVMGSSFGAEAALLLGTVDDRIEVVVGFAPAAHVWAWSENGVQTSHWSWQGEPLPFVPFDTGWRPTDDPPSYVDGYRHHLKMFPAEAAAARIPAERFKGDLLLMAGGDDKVWPSVEFAEQIALRRGSLETRAMIGAQAGHRFVFPGEEPKTGGQAMARGGSDQADRAFGARAWPVLLEVLAG, via the coding sequence GTGAGCACCGGGATCCTGCTGCTGCACGGTTCGAGCGGCATCCCGGATCTGGATCGCGCCAGGATCCTGCAGGCCGAGGGGTACGACGTCCTCGCGCCGAAGTGGTTCGACGAGCGGGTCAGCGAGATCCCGCTGGAGTCCTTCCCGCTCGACGAGCTCGCGGCCCGCAACGACCGGCTGGTCGTGATGGGCAGCTCCTTCGGTGCCGAGGCAGCCCTGCTGCTCGGCACGGTGGACGACCGGATCGAGGTGGTGGTCGGGTTCGCGCCGGCCGCCCACGTCTGGGCCTGGAGCGAGAACGGCGTGCAGACCTCACATTGGAGCTGGCAGGGCGAGCCGTTGCCGTTCGTTCCGTTCGACACCGGGTGGCGGCCGACCGACGATCCGCCGAGCTATGTCGACGGTTACCGGCACCACCTGAAGATGTTCCCCGCCGAGGCCGCGGCGGCCCGGATCCCGGCCGAGCGGTTCAAGGGAGACCTGCTGCTGATGGCCGGCGGCGACGACAAGGTGTGGCCGTCGGTGGAGTTCGCCGAGCAGATCGCCTTGCGGCGCGGCAGTCTGGAGACCCGGGCGATGATAGGTGCCCAGGCCGGGCACCGGTTCGTGTTTCCGGGGGAGGAGCCGAAGACCGGTGGGCAGGCGATGGCGCGCGGTGGATCGGACCAGGCCGACCGCGCCTTCGGTGCCCGGGCGTGGCCGGTTCTCCTCGAGGTCCTGGCCGGCTGA
- a CDS encoding GuaB3 family IMP dehydrogenase-related protein, translating to MTEIEIGRAKRGRQAYAFDDIAIVPSRRTRDPEEVSVAWQIDAYRFELPILAAPMDSVMSPATAIAIGKAGGLGVLNLEGLWTRFDDPTSLLAEITSLSREQAVHRLQEIYSAPIKPELISQRVQEIRDSGVTVAGALSPQRTKQFAKHVVDAGVDLFVIRGTTVSAEHVSGQAEPLNLKQFIYDLDVPVIVGGCATHQAALHLMRTGAAGVLVGFGGGAAHTTRKVLGVAVPMASAVADVAAARRDYMDESGGRYVHVIADGSVGRSGDVAKAIACGADAVMVGSPLARASDAPGGGFHWGAEAWHADLPRGERVEVGVTGTMEEILFGPSWVPDGTMNLVGALKRAMATTGYTELKEFQRVEVVVG from the coding sequence ATGACCGAGATCGAGATCGGCCGCGCCAAGCGGGGTCGGCAGGCTTACGCGTTCGACGACATCGCGATCGTGCCGTCACGGCGGACCAGGGACCCCGAGGAGGTCTCGGTCGCCTGGCAGATCGACGCGTACCGGTTCGAGCTGCCGATCCTGGCCGCGCCGATGGACTCGGTGATGTCACCGGCCACCGCGATCGCGATCGGCAAGGCCGGCGGCCTCGGCGTGCTGAACCTCGAAGGTCTCTGGACCCGCTTCGACGACCCGACCTCGCTGCTGGCGGAGATCACCAGCCTCAGCCGGGAGCAGGCCGTGCACCGGCTGCAGGAGATCTACTCGGCGCCGATCAAGCCCGAGCTGATCTCCCAGCGGGTGCAGGAGATCCGCGATTCCGGGGTGACCGTGGCCGGCGCGTTGTCGCCGCAGCGGACCAAGCAGTTCGCCAAGCACGTCGTGGACGCGGGCGTCGACCTGTTCGTCATCCGCGGTACGACGGTCTCGGCCGAGCACGTCTCGGGCCAGGCGGAGCCGCTCAACCTCAAGCAGTTCATCTACGACCTCGACGTCCCCGTCATCGTCGGCGGCTGCGCGACCCACCAGGCCGCACTGCACCTGATGCGGACGGGCGCCGCCGGCGTACTGGTCGGCTTCGGCGGTGGCGCGGCGCACACGACTCGCAAGGTGCTCGGTGTCGCGGTGCCGATGGCGTCGGCGGTTGCGGATGTCGCGGCGGCCCGCAGGGACTACATGGACGAGTCCGGCGGGCGATACGTGCACGTCATCGCCGACGGCTCGGTCGGCCGGTCGGGCGACGTGGCCAAGGCGATCGCCTGTGGCGCGGACGCCGTGATGGTCGGCTCCCCGCTGGCCCGGGCGAGCGATGCCCCGGGCGGTGGCTTCCACTGGGGCGCCGAGGCCTGGCACGCGGACCTGCCCCGTGGTGAGCGGGTCGAGGTCGGCGTCACCGGCACGATGGAGGAGATCCTGTTCGGCCCGTCCTGGGTCCCGGACGGCACGATGAACCTGGTCGGCGCGCTGAAGCGGGCGATGGCGACCACCGGCTACACGGAGCTCAAGGAGTTCCAGCGGGTCGAGGTCGTCGTCGGGTGA
- a CDS encoding DUF4276 family protein: protein MSARSWLRICSNSISTSRYLQQFDIYVKPVIVKTSRLADGTAFRGGGSWRHYESDLRKLLGAKQFSWVSILVDFYAYPWDAPGADCCARPHQPRGCAEQRVQAMAATIDHRRFVPNVVLHEFETWVIAAAMGSTAVLGERAVATKLNAEVDIVGGDVELLNDSPLTAPSKRVLRCWPDYDKVTDGIEVIREAGLEAVIERCPGLKSWIDQLQAH, encoded by the coding sequence TTGTCGGCGAGATCCTGGCTCCGTATCTGCAGCAATTCGATATCTACGTCAAGGTATCTGCAGCAATTCGATATCTACGTCAAGCCGGTCATCGTCAAGACGTCCCGGCTGGCTGACGGTACGGCGTTCCGTGGTGGCGGTAGCTGGCGGCACTACGAGAGCGACCTCAGAAAGTTGCTCGGGGCGAAGCAGTTCAGTTGGGTATCGATCCTGGTCGACTTCTACGCCTACCCCTGGGACGCGCCAGGGGCCGACTGTTGTGCACGCCCGCATCAGCCGCGCGGCTGTGCCGAGCAACGCGTTCAGGCTATGGCCGCGACAATCGATCATCGACGCTTCGTTCCGAACGTAGTACTGCATGAGTTCGAGACTTGGGTCATCGCCGCGGCGATGGGATCAACTGCTGTCCTGGGCGAGCGGGCAGTCGCTACGAAGCTCAACGCTGAAGTCGATATCGTTGGCGGGGATGTCGAGTTGCTGAACGACTCGCCACTGACCGCGCCCTCGAAACGGGTACTGCGCTGCTGGCCTGACTATGACAAGGTCACTGACGGTATCGAGGTGATCCGGGAGGCGGGACTTGAAGCCGTGATCGAGCGGTGCCCGGGTTTGAAATCCTGGATCGATCAGCTGCAGGCCCACTGA
- the guaB gene encoding IMP dehydrogenase, with amino-acid sequence MDITPSGVPDKFAVLGLTFDDVLLQPNESDVIPSEAVTRSRVSRNIEVNIPLLSSAMDTVTEARMAIAMARQGGLGVLHRNLSIEDQAQQVDLVKRSESGMIAQPITIGPDATIGEADALCGQYRISGVPVVDDAGVLVGIVTNRDMRFETSQDRPVHEVMTKQPLILGKQGISADDAMALLSKHKVEKLPLVDEAGKLTGLITLKDFVKRDQFPLSTKDGAGRLRVGAAIGFFGEAYKRAMTLVEAGVDLLVVDTAHGHSQAQLEIIRKLKADPATRGVDVVGGNVGTRAGAQALVDAGADGVKVGVGPGSICTTRVVSGVGVPQVTAIYEASLACKPAGIPVIGDGGLQYSGDIAKALVAGADTVMLGSLLAGCEESPGDLVFINGKQFKAYRGMGSLGAMQSAGGLRKSYSKDRYFQSDVGSDEKLIAEGVEGQVPYRGPLAAVAHQLIGGLRQSMWYCGSRTVPELQEKGQFVRITSAGLQESHPHDIQMTVEAPNYSGR; translated from the coding sequence ATGGACATCACACCCTCCGGAGTTCCCGACAAGTTCGCAGTACTCGGTCTGACTTTCGACGACGTGCTGCTGCAGCCCAACGAGTCCGACGTCATTCCGTCCGAGGCCGTCACCCGCTCCCGGGTCAGCCGCAACATCGAGGTGAACATCCCGCTGCTTTCCAGCGCGATGGACACCGTCACCGAGGCCCGGATGGCGATCGCGATGGCGCGCCAGGGCGGGCTCGGCGTGCTGCACCGCAACCTGTCGATCGAGGACCAGGCCCAGCAGGTCGATCTGGTCAAGCGGTCCGAGTCCGGCATGATCGCGCAGCCGATCACGATCGGCCCGGACGCGACCATCGGCGAGGCCGACGCGCTCTGCGGGCAGTACCGGATCTCCGGTGTGCCCGTCGTGGACGACGCAGGCGTGCTGGTCGGCATCGTCACCAACCGTGACATGCGGTTCGAGACGAGCCAGGACCGCCCGGTGCACGAGGTGATGACCAAGCAGCCGCTGATCCTCGGCAAGCAGGGCATCTCCGCGGACGACGCGATGGCGCTGCTCAGCAAGCACAAGGTGGAGAAGCTGCCGCTGGTCGACGAGGCCGGCAAGCTGACCGGCCTGATCACCCTCAAGGACTTCGTCAAGCGCGACCAGTTCCCGCTGTCCACCAAGGACGGCGCGGGGCGGCTGCGGGTCGGTGCCGCGATCGGCTTCTTCGGCGAGGCCTACAAGCGGGCGATGACCCTGGTCGAGGCCGGCGTCGACCTGCTCGTGGTGGACACCGCGCACGGTCATTCGCAGGCCCAGCTGGAGATCATCCGCAAGCTCAAGGCCGACCCGGCCACCCGCGGCGTCGACGTCGTCGGCGGCAACGTGGGCACCCGGGCGGGCGCTCAGGCGCTCGTCGACGCGGGTGCTGACGGCGTGAAGGTCGGGGTCGGCCCCGGTTCGATCTGTACGACGCGGGTCGTCTCCGGCGTCGGCGTGCCGCAGGTCACCGCGATCTACGAGGCTTCCCTGGCCTGCAAGCCGGCCGGCATCCCGGTGATCGGTGACGGCGGTCTGCAGTACTCCGGTGACATCGCCAAGGCCCTGGTGGCCGGTGCCGACACCGTGATGCTCGGCTCGCTGCTGGCCGGTTGCGAGGAGTCGCCGGGCGACCTGGTGTTCATCAACGGCAAGCAGTTCAAGGCCTACCGCGGGATGGGTTCGCTCGGCGCGATGCAGTCCGCCGGCGGCCTGCGCAAGTCGTACTCCAAGGACCGCTACTTCCAGAGCGACGTCGGCAGCGACGAGAAGCTGATCGCCGAGGGTGTCGAGGGCCAGGTGCCGTACCGCGGCCCGCTCGCCGCCGTCGCCCACCAGCTGATCGGCGGCCTCCGCCAGTCGATGTGGTACTGCGGATCGCGCACCGTCCCCGAGCTCCAGGAGAAGGGCCAGTTCGTCCGGATCACCTCGGCCGGCCTGCAGGAGTCGCACCCGCACGACATCCAGATGACGGTAGAAGCGCCGAACTACTCCGGCCGCTGA
- the shbA gene encoding RNA polymerase sigma factor ShbA has translation MQAGSAAVLSCRLTGPIRGGEVTEVQVPHTPDRVDLRDLAALASSGDRTALNDLLTRVRAVAHRYVRSRLWTYPGGADMVDDVAQEVCVAVFGALGRYRDEGRPFEAFVYGIAARKVADAQRAFAVADVSTPDLPDGADESPTPEEHAVRYAELRHVMSLMDRLPEKLREILRLRVVAGMSAEETGRALGMTPGAVRVAQHRALNTLRGFVGHEAKVERRAGEERHG, from the coding sequence ATGCAAGCGGGGTCGGCGGCCGTACTATCTTGCAGGCTGACCGGTCCGATACGAGGGGGCGAGGTGACCGAGGTCCAAGTACCGCACACCCCTGACCGGGTGGATCTGCGTGATCTCGCCGCGCTGGCTAGCAGTGGCGATCGGACAGCGTTGAACGATCTGCTGACCCGGGTTCGGGCTGTTGCCCATCGGTATGTGCGATCGAGGCTGTGGACTTATCCGGGCGGCGCCGACATGGTCGATGACGTCGCTCAGGAAGTCTGTGTCGCGGTCTTCGGCGCACTCGGCCGGTACCGTGACGAGGGTCGGCCGTTCGAGGCGTTCGTGTACGGCATCGCGGCGAGGAAGGTCGCCGATGCCCAGCGTGCGTTCGCGGTGGCGGACGTGTCGACGCCGGATCTTCCGGACGGCGCGGACGAGTCGCCGACGCCGGAGGAGCACGCCGTACGGTATGCGGAGCTCAGGCACGTGATGAGCTTGATGGACAGATTGCCGGAGAAGCTGCGGGAGATCCTGCGACTCCGGGTGGTTGCGGGGATGTCAGCCGAGGAGACCGGCCGGGCACTGGGGATGACACCGGGGGCGGTGAGGGTCGCACAGCATCGGGCGTTGAATACGCTCAGGGGGTTTGTGGGGCATGAGGCAAAGGTGGAACGAAGGGCAGGGGAGGAGCGACATGGGTGA
- the groL gene encoding chaperonin GroEL (60 kDa chaperone family; promotes refolding of misfolded polypeptides especially under stressful conditions; forms two stacked rings of heptamers to form a barrel-shaped 14mer; ends can be capped by GroES; misfolded proteins enter the barrel where they are refolded when GroES binds), which produces MPKILEFDENARRALERGVDKLANTVKVTLGPKGRYVVLDKKWGAPTITNDGVTVAREVELDDPFENLGAQLAKEVATKTNDVAGDGTTTATVLAQALVHEGLRAVAAGVNPMGLKKGIEAAVEAVSARLIETARPVDDKGDMAHVATISARDAEIGKLIAEAFDKVGKDGVITVEESNTFGTELDFTEGMQFDKGFISPYFITDAEGGEAVLDDPYILIHQGKISAVADLLPLLEKVVQSGKTLLIIAEDVEGEALSTLVVNKIRGNFTSVAVKAPGFGDRRKAMLEDLAALTGAQVIAPEVGLKLDQVGLEVLGTARRIVVTKDNTTVVEGAGKSDDIDGRVNQIKAEIERTDSDWDREKLQERLAKLAGGVCVIKVGAATEVELKEKKHRIEDAVSATRAAIEEGIVAGGGSALVHAAAVLEGGLGLEGDELAGVRIVRKAIVEPLRWIAENGGYEGYVVTAKVAELEVGSGFNAATGEYGDLLAQGVLDPVKVTRSALANAGSIAALLLTTETLIVDKPEDEEPAAAGHGHGHGH; this is translated from the coding sequence ATGCCGAAGATCCTCGAGTTCGACGAGAACGCGCGGCGCGCCCTTGAGCGTGGCGTCGACAAGCTCGCGAACACGGTGAAGGTGACGCTGGGGCCGAAGGGCCGCTACGTCGTGCTGGACAAGAAGTGGGGCGCCCCGACCATCACCAACGACGGTGTCACCGTCGCCCGTGAGGTCGAGCTGGACGACCCGTTCGAGAACCTTGGCGCGCAGCTGGCCAAGGAGGTCGCCACCAAGACCAACGACGTCGCCGGTGACGGCACCACCACCGCGACGGTGCTGGCCCAGGCGCTGGTGCACGAGGGCCTGCGGGCCGTCGCCGCCGGGGTCAACCCGATGGGTCTGAAGAAGGGCATCGAGGCGGCCGTCGAGGCCGTGTCGGCGCGCCTGATCGAGACCGCGCGGCCGGTCGACGACAAGGGCGACATGGCCCACGTCGCCACCATCTCCGCGCGTGACGCCGAGATCGGCAAGCTGATCGCGGAAGCCTTCGACAAGGTCGGCAAGGACGGCGTCATCACCGTCGAGGAGTCGAACACCTTCGGCACCGAGCTGGACTTCACCGAGGGCATGCAGTTCGACAAGGGCTTCATCTCGCCGTACTTCATCACCGACGCCGAGGGTGGCGAAGCGGTGCTGGACGACCCGTACATCCTGATCCACCAGGGCAAGATCTCCGCTGTCGCGGACCTGCTGCCGCTGCTGGAGAAGGTCGTGCAGTCGGGCAAGACGCTGCTGATCATCGCCGAGGACGTCGAGGGCGAGGCCCTGTCGACCCTGGTGGTCAACAAGATCCGCGGCAACTTCACCTCCGTCGCCGTCAAGGCGCCGGGCTTCGGCGACCGCCGCAAGGCGATGCTCGAGGACCTGGCCGCGCTGACCGGCGCCCAGGTGATCGCGCCCGAGGTCGGCCTCAAGCTCGACCAGGTGGGTCTGGAGGTGCTCGGCACCGCTCGCCGGATCGTCGTCACCAAGGACAACACCACCGTCGTCGAAGGCGCCGGCAAGTCCGACGACATCGACGGCCGGGTGAACCAGATCAAGGCCGAGATCGAGCGCACCGACTCCGACTGGGACCGCGAGAAGCTCCAGGAGCGCCTCGCCAAGCTGGCCGGCGGCGTCTGCGTGATCAAGGTCGGCGCGGCCACCGAGGTCGAGCTGAAGGAGAAGAAGCACCGGATCGAGGACGCCGTGTCCGCGACCCGTGCGGCCATCGAGGAAGGCATCGTGGCCGGTGGCGGTTCCGCCCTCGTGCACGCCGCCGCTGTCCTCGAGGGCGGCCTGGGCCTCGAGGGCGACGAGCTCGCCGGAGTCCGGATCGTCCGCAAGGCCATCGTCGAGCCGCTGCGCTGGATCGCCGAGAACGGTGGCTACGAGGGCTACGTCGTGACCGCCAAGGTCGCGGAGCTCGAGGTCGGCAGTGGCTTCAACGCCGCCACCGGCGAGTATGGCGACCTGCTGGCCCAGGGTGTCCTGGACCCGGTCAAGGTGACCCGTTCCGCGCTGGCCAACGCCGGCTCGATCGCGGCCCTGCTCCTCACCACGGAGACCCTGATCGTCGACAAGCCCGAAGATGAAGAGCCCGCCGCGGCCGGTCACGGTCACGGCCACGGTCACTGA
- the groES gene encoding co-chaperone GroES → MSVTIKPLEDRILVAPLEAEQTTKSGLVIPDTAKEKPQEGEVIATGPGRIDDNGNRVPLDVNVGDKVIYSKYGGTEVKYDGQDYLILGARDILAIVSK, encoded by the coding sequence GTGTCGGTCACGATCAAGCCGCTCGAGGACCGTATCCTCGTAGCGCCGCTCGAAGCCGAGCAGACCACGAAGTCCGGCCTGGTGATCCCGGACACCGCCAAGGAGAAGCCGCAGGAGGGCGAGGTCATTGCGACCGGCCCCGGCCGCATCGACGACAACGGCAACCGCGTCCCGCTGGACGTCAACGTGGGTGACAAGGTCATCTACTCCAAGTACGGCGGCACCGAGGTCAAGTACGACGGCCAGGACTATCTGATCCTGGGCGCCCGCGACATCCTCGCCATCGTCAGCAAGTGA
- a CDS encoding class I SAM-dependent methyltransferase, whose amino-acid sequence MTLTLLLDPIGSTVLAEACSAYAPGGELKLVEKLRRRYEAAVVTAAITQASLRHRAVAKFGAEDAARMYFTPDGFEQATRSTVGNHRAARIAATMPEASVVDLGCGIGGDLISAARAGLRVTGVERDPETAAAARANLAALGLPGEVVVGDAEAHDVTQYEVVFADPARRADGKRVFDHNAYSPPWSFISALLERTACVKVAPGIPHDAVPAGVEAEWVSDAGEVKEAALWSGKLYGGTARRATLLPGGATVASAPEAVDGPVGRYIYEPDGAVVRAGLVTAVADAVGGWLLDLRIAYVTADELVATPLASAYEVVEELPYREKALRAWVRAEGIGTLEIKKRGVDVDPAVLRRRLAPKGAASATLIVTRIGRDAVAYSCRRVSA is encoded by the coding sequence GTGACTCTCACCCTGTTGCTCGACCCGATCGGCAGCACCGTGCTGGCCGAGGCTTGTTCGGCGTACGCGCCAGGCGGTGAGCTCAAGCTGGTCGAGAAGCTCAGACGCCGGTACGAAGCTGCTGTGGTGACCGCCGCGATTACCCAGGCGTCACTACGCCATCGGGCCGTCGCCAAGTTCGGCGCGGAGGACGCGGCACGGATGTACTTCACTCCGGATGGGTTCGAGCAGGCAACGCGTTCTACTGTCGGGAACCACCGGGCTGCACGGATCGCTGCGACGATGCCGGAGGCGTCGGTGGTCGACCTGGGCTGTGGGATCGGTGGCGACCTCATCAGCGCAGCGCGGGCCGGGCTGCGCGTCACGGGCGTCGAGCGCGACCCGGAGACGGCCGCAGCAGCACGCGCGAATCTTGCTGCGCTCGGCCTGCCGGGTGAGGTCGTCGTGGGAGACGCGGAGGCGCACGACGTCACGCAGTACGAGGTGGTCTTCGCTGACCCCGCCCGGCGGGCCGATGGGAAGCGGGTGTTCGACCACAACGCGTACTCGCCGCCGTGGTCCTTCATCAGTGCGCTCCTGGAGCGCACTGCCTGCGTCAAGGTCGCTCCGGGGATCCCGCACGACGCCGTACCGGCAGGGGTCGAAGCGGAGTGGGTGAGCGACGCCGGTGAGGTCAAGGAGGCCGCGCTCTGGTCGGGGAAGCTGTACGGCGGTACTGCGCGTCGCGCGACGCTGTTGCCGGGTGGAGCGACAGTGGCGTCTGCGCCGGAAGCCGTCGACGGTCCGGTCGGGCGGTACATCTACGAGCCGGATGGTGCGGTGGTTCGCGCTGGGCTGGTTACTGCGGTCGCCGACGCGGTCGGTGGTTGGCTGCTGGATCTACGGATCGCTTACGTCACTGCTGATGAGTTGGTGGCGACGCCGTTGGCCTCTGCCTATGAGGTTGTCGAGGAGTTGCCGTACCGCGAGAAGGCGCTGCGGGCCTGGGTGCGCGCGGAGGGCATCGGCACGCTCGAGATCAAGAAGCGTGGGGTCGATGTGGATCCCGCCGTACTGCGTCGGCGGCTGGCGCCGAAGGGGGCGGCGAGTGCCACACTCATCGTCACCCGGATCGGGCGTGACGCGGTCGCCTACTCGTGCCGGCGGGTCTCCGCCTGA
- a CDS encoding MerR family transcriptional regulator, translating into MSSYAPAEASERTGLSLDTLRYYERLGLFGPVQRTSGGQRVYTDHDVAWLGLLVCLRRAGLGITDLQRFMGRLRDRSNGSADVVELLEGNRDRLRDEVAKLNLALEVLDDKIAYYRNH; encoded by the coding sequence ATGAGTTCGTACGCACCTGCCGAAGCCTCCGAGCGCACCGGCCTGAGCCTGGACACCTTGCGGTACTACGAACGCCTGGGCCTCTTCGGCCCGGTGCAGCGTACGTCGGGTGGTCAGCGGGTCTATACCGATCACGATGTGGCGTGGTTGGGGCTCTTGGTCTGCCTGCGCCGGGCCGGGCTGGGAATCACCGACCTGCAGAGGTTCATGGGCCGGCTGCGTGACCGCTCGAACGGCAGCGCGGACGTGGTCGAGTTGCTCGAAGGCAACCGGGACCGACTGCGAGACGAGGTCGCCAAGCTGAACCTCGCCCTCGAAGTCCTGGACGACAAGATCGCCTACTACCGCAACCACTGA
- a CDS encoding sigma factor: MAIDRDQEFSTYVAAHRGRMVRIARLLTTGDAHWAEDLVQTALTKLYLKWHRVSPELGPPAGPTISRRLRRRHSPSPAARHRRGVETVGVGQWLR, encoded by the coding sequence GTGGCCATCGACCGAGACCAGGAATTCTCGACGTACGTCGCCGCGCACCGTGGCCGGATGGTGCGGATCGCGCGGCTGCTCACCACCGGCGACGCGCACTGGGCCGAGGACCTGGTGCAGACAGCGCTCACCAAGCTGTACCTGAAGTGGCACCGGGTCAGTCCGGAGCTCGGCCCGCCGGCTGGACCAACGATAAGCCGACGGCTCCGGCGGCGACACTCGCCGTCACCGGCCGCCCGGCATCGACGCGGTGTCGAGACGGTGGGGGTGGGTCAGTGGTTGCGGTAG